The Salvelinus sp. IW2-2015 unplaced genomic scaffold, ASM291031v2 Un_scaffold9086, whole genome shotgun sequence genomic interval GGTGGCATTATAGTGGCATAAGTGTTGGCCATTAATAGTGGCATAGAGGTGGCATTAAATAGTGGATATGTGTTGGGCATATGTGGCATAGTGGTGGTATTGTGGTAGCATTATAGTGGCATAGTGTTGGCATTATAGTGGCATAGTGTTGGCATTATAGTGGCATAGTGGTGGCATTATAGTGGCATATCGGTGGCATTATAATGGCATAGTGTTGGCATTATAGTGGCATAGTGGTGGCATTATAGTGGCATAGTGGTGGCATTGCGGTGGCATTATGGTGTCAGGcatgggctctctctctcaccgcagTGCCCTCCACGATGTCCCTCCAGACAGGCTTTTCCCCTGTGCCCTCGCTGAAGTCCAGAAGGTTGTCCACAACCACTTGGCCAATCAGGTCGTGTCTGGAGAAGCGGTCAAAGTCGTAGACAGAGAAGTGTAGCTTCCGGGAGTGCAGCTCTGCCAGGGGGACACCGAACTGGAACGTCTCGTTGAAGATAGGGTTTAGGGTCTTTCTGTGGAcctgtgggagagaggagaggggggaattGAGGAGGGAAAGCGGGATAGAGGTAAAGAGGAATAGGTGGGagaaaggggaaggagagggagagaaggagggagagggagagagaacaagagagtctGCAAGAGAGTCTGCTAGACAGACTAACATATTTATTCAGAACAAAATATCAGCTAATTCCAATGTGCAAGGGAGTAGACTTTGCATTTGTAAATTCTAATAAATTACTGACAGTAAGTTAGAATAAAATCCCAACTTGAGAAACGGCAATGAAACTCCACACAAATCTCTCGTGGTAATGCATACACAAATCTCTGAGTGACATCAATGGATGATTCACACATTACTCCAAGTTATGCATGAACACATTTCTCAATTGGCATCGGAGTGAAACTACACGTTTGTCAGGTTAGTATTTTACTGTGCCTTCAAACTGGACTGAAAACCAGCCCAATTTGTGTGAAAACTAACAAGTGTAATAAATGACAGCCTGAGCCCAGATCTGTTTGCACTGTCTTCCAAGGTATTTATGGtcattggcaagacagcacaaacagatctgggatcaggcttgaTAAATGTGTTACCTTGGTCTGGAACTTCTTCTTCCTGTCTGGCAGTAGGTAGATCTTGACGTAGGGGTCTGAGAAGCCGTTGGCGTCCTTGGCAGCCAGGTCTACAGCCTTCAGGATCTTTACCACTAGCTGCTCTGTACTGCAGACGGGGACACACATATACAATCTATGTTAGACTCACcgtctgggacacacacacacacacaacacaatctatATGTCAAACTTACCTGGACAGACATAGGGCTACAGAGTAGATAGCGAGACAGTGGAGTGGTTAGGAGAGTATGTTGTATCTATGAAGTGGGTCGATGGGGATCCATTGAGGTCCAGGATGAAGCAGCCCTTGACACTGATTTAAGGGTTTACTCCCTACTAATGGGGAATTTGAGGAAGGTAGATCTGTGAATGAGAGCAACTTCTACAAGTAGCATAATCCATTGTTACAAAGCTACAGATCGGCTCCAGCAGTTCCAGTGAGATGTAACCACAGTAAGCacatatgtacactgagtgtacaaaacattaggaacaccttcctaatattgagttgcacctttttgccctcagaacagcctcaatttgtcagggcatgaactctacaaggtgtcgaaagcgttccacagggatgctggcccatgttgacgccaatgcttcccacagttgtgtcaagttggctggatgccctttggggggtggaccattgttgatacacacgggaaactgttgagtgtgacaaATCCAGCAGcattgttcaaaggcacttaaatcttttgtcttgcccattcaccttctaaatggcacacatacacaatccatgtctcaattgtctcaacgcTTAAAAAtccctgtctcccccccttcatctacactgattgaaRtggatttaacaagtgacatcaataaggtatcatagcattcacctggattcacctggtcagtctatgtcatggaaagagcaggtgttcctaatgttttgtacactcagtgtatatatatacaccccaggagagaggccagagagaagcCAAGCCATTAATACTCCTCATAGGAGGCTATTCCACTGTGTYATGGTCAgtctgggtcacacacacacgcccgcacacacacatacacaatcttgcacatatacacatgcatacacacacacacgcgaagACGTCCTTCTAAACCCCCTACGTCCAGTGGTCTGTCTGCAGAACTACTTATGAGGGATTTAATTAAGAGAGTGCAGATGGCTGGCAGGCCTTTAATCAGACCTCATTATACCCTGTCCTTCTGCGTTAACGAGCGTGTCACCACTTCATTACGGGCCTTTAGGAGCACANAGATGGCTGGCAGGCCTTTAATCAGACCTCATTATACCCTGTCCTTCTGCGTTAACGAGCGTGTCACCACTTCATTACGGGCCTTTAGGAGCACAGCGTGAACTCTGGGGAAGAGAGCACCACCAGGCWATAGCCAATAGCAGCTCAGACAAACACACTGTTTAATCATCTGGCCCAATCAGGACTGAGATAAGCCTGTTGAYGACAYGATTRCATCCAATCAGGTTTCATGTTTATCATGCAATCRCGTCCAATTAAGGAAAWYAGGTAAACATGCCAATCCTACAATCACATCAAATCAGGGATAARATKAATACCGTMATTWGTAAATTAGGAAGTTATATTTAAATTGGWTAAACACGTTAATCAGAGAAACATGTCCAATTAGTATTTCTTAAGTCTATCTACTTACTTTAAGTCCAGTATCATCTCCGCTTGGAAGTCGATACACACTGTCAGTACGTGTTGGGAACTGTAGTCCTTATGACTATGAGCAGTGTAGTTTTATAAAGCATAATTGAAAATGCCAGGTGAGTCCTGTATAAAAGCTGGCCCTGATGGCATGTCACATTCAACAACATTAcctcattacaacaacaaacactGTAGTGTTCCTACTCTCACATGTCCGTTTGAACATCAAGACAACAAAGAGCAGGAACAAAAGAcaacctttaaaaatatatatatatatatttaacctttagtaggcttactaggcaagtcagttaagaacaaattcttatttacaatgacagcctactaaCACGGTCCCAGAAGCACTCGGCAGAAAATACACCTATTACTGATCTGTCAGAGGGAAATTCGCTATACTATTCCTCACAGACAATGTCTGGAAACCGCCCTATTCCCACAGCACTAGTGTCAGCTTTTAACTACAGTGTCAATAGAAAATACATTTCCCAGAGGGCCCGAGGGAAAATTGACATTGTTGTCCTAACTGCTATTCCCCAAATGTGCTCGGGTCTAGCACGTTAACATTGATGTATGGTAAATACATTACAATTATCCCACACAGTGCTAACAGTGTGAAGAGAAGGTGACACacattatatctctctctccctctccctctccctctccctctccctctccctctgtctcctctctctctagattTTCTAACAAAGATTCACAGTGTGTCAGAAAGCAGAGCAGAACAAATGATCTTGTGACGTGAGGTAGAAATACATGTAGGTAGATATACACcaacaccctccctccctccctccctctccctctcgttccctctccctctcgttccctctccctctcgttccctctccctctcgttccctctcccTCTAATTCTGTGTGTCTGTAATTCGTGTTATAAAAGTCTGGTGTTATAATGTGTTGACAGGGTCTGCTGTTTAAAGTAGCTCACCATATATAATTCATGACCCTAACTGCCTCTCACTTCCTTGTGTTTCGAACATCAGCACTTTCTTTCTCCATTGTAATGTTTCTCTGTGTGACGGCAGAAAGAAAGGACCCCACCAGGCAGCCACAGAGCCACAGATAGACTGAGACAGATTGACCTAGCAGGCTGTACTACACtgcccctgctctctccctcctctcctctgtcctccctccatcttcccaTCTTCAACCCTCCGAAGGGGGGAACACCCACCATTTACATAAACAGAGCCAGTGCTGCAGAAAACCTACAACAAGGGGCATGCATGACTAATGCACTCAAGGTATGGAAAATTAGACAATTACAATAAcaatgtctatctatctatctatcttgtGTACACTATTTAGTCCATAATGTAAAAGTATATATGGGTGATAAAAACTTCCCACTGTGTGATACTTGACACTGCAATGATAGAATTTCTAGGGCAAGTACCTTAACTCAGCTGTGATGACAGAGCAGCTGTTGATCCTCTGTCTAAGCCTTAATGTAATGTATATTTAACAGTGCACTCAGACCGAGGTGTGAAGAGGATTAATTAAGTGAATCGGTTCACTCACTTGAAGGCGTAGCGCAGGAGGAAGCTGATCTTGCCGCAATTGTCCCCCGTTTTCCCTTCCCCCTGGTCGCCCCCACGCAGTCTGTAGAGTTCCGGTTTGATTTGGCCAATGCTGGTCACCTGCTCGGTCTTCTCCTCACCATGGAAATCAGGGCTGGACAACTGGTGAGTCATGGGCTTGGgcctggggagagagaaaggcttAATAGACACATTAACACTcactggagagacagacagggttaaaGGAGAAGTTctcttttttacaaccaaatctacATTTTTGaagtaaatggcatgttatagaagggtccagacaccttttttgtgatttcagttgtttttgagaaacttaccccaaacaGAAAAGCACTTCTTCATCCTCGTTGTGCAGTACCTTGTGCAGTACGTTGTGTAGTACGGGGGCcctgaaaaaacatgaacaaaggctccaaaaacacccaaatacgtccttttagaaa includes:
- the LOC112079691 gene encoding synaptotagmin-C-like codes for the protein MTHQLSSPDFHGEEKTEQVTSIGQIKPELYRLRGGDQGEGKTGDNCGKISFLLRYAFNTEQLVVKILKAVDLAAKDANGFSDPYVKIYLLPDRKKKFQTKVHRKTLNPIFNETFQFGVPLAELHSRKLHFSVYDFDRFSRHDLIGQVVVDNLLDFSEGTGEKPVWRDIVEGTAVRERAHA